In the Tessaracoccus lacteus genome, GCATCCTGCCGGCCCCCGGCCAGGGGGCGTTGGCCGTCGAGTGCCGGGCCACCGACACCGAGGTGCAGGCCATCCTGGCGGCCCTCGACGACCCTGCTGTGCACGCCGCCATCGACGCGGAGCGGGCCGTGCTCGCCGGGCTCGGCGGGGGGTGCGCCGCACCCATCGCGGCCTGGGCGCACGACGGCATCATCACGGGCGGCGTCTTCGCCCTCGACGGCACCTCCGCGGCCCACGCCACCAGGGCTCTCGAGGCCGGCGCGGGTGAGAGGATCGTCGCCGACCTGCTCGCCGCGGGCGCCGCCGACCTCACCGACCTGGGCGCCACCCGCGGATCGCGGCTGGCCGAACTGCACGACGACACGTCGCTGTGGGGATCGGACAAGGTGCTGGCCGGCACGCGAGTCTTCCTCCCGCGCCCCGAGGGCGCCCTCGCCGAGGGCATCCGGGCGGCCGGCGCGGAGGTCGTCGCCCACCCCGTCCAGCACCACCGCACGGTGCCGGCCGACGTCGCGCTCGACGGCGCCGACTGGGTCGCTTTCACGTCCGCCGCGACGCTGGACGCGCTCGATCAGCTCGGCGTCCTGGTGCCGGAGGGGCCACGCATCGCGGCGGTCGGAGCCTCCACCGCGGAAGCGCTCGCTGCCCGCGGCATCGACGTCGACCTCGTGCCCGAGGGGCCGTCGACCGCCGCCTCCCTCGTCGAGGCCTTCCCCTCCGGCCACGGCACCGTCGTGATCCCCGGCTCCGCGCTCAGCTCGGCGACGCTCGCTGACGGCCTTGCCGCCAAGGGATGGCGCGTGACCGCGGTGCCCGTCTACACCGTTGAGCCCGTGCGGCAGCTGCCGCAGACCCTGCTCGAGGAGTGGCGCCTCGGACACTTCGACGTCGTCGTCGTCACGGCCGGATCGATCGGTCGGGCGGTGGGCGGTCTGCTCGGCTGGCCCGAGGGGGTCCGCGTCGTGGCCTTCGGCGAACCCACCGCCCGGGCGCTGGCCGAGCAGGGCGTCCGGGTGCACGCCGTCGCACAGACCCAGGACGCCGCCGGCGTCATCGAAGCCATTTCCTCGTTGGGAGAGTCATGATCACCGTCCGTCCGAGAAGGCTGCGCACCACGCCCGCCATGCGGCGTCTCGTGCGCGAGGTCAACCCGCGCCCCTCGCAGCTCGTGCTGCCGATGTTCGTCGGCGAGTCCGGCGCCGACATCTCCTCGATGCCCGGCGTGCGGCGCCACGACCTCGACGGGCTCAGGCGGGCCGCCGTCGACGCTGTCGAGGCCGGCGTCGGCGGGCTGATGCTGTTCGGTGTGCCGGACGAGGCGGACAAGGACGACCGCGGAACTCAGGCGTGGGCCGCTGACGGCATCCTGCAGCGCGGGCTCAGCGCCCTGCGCGAGGCGGTCGGCGACGACACCGTCATCATGGCCGACACCTGCCTGGACGAGTTCACCACGCACGGCCACTGCGGCTTTCTCACGCCCGACGGCCGCGTCGACAACGACCCGACGCTCGCAGCCTACGTCTCGATGGCCATTGCACAGGCCGCCGCCGGCGCGCACGTCGTCGCCCCCTCGGGGATGATGGACGGTCAGGTCGAGGCCATCCGCGCAGGCCTGGACGGCGAGGGCTTCGAGGACGTCGCGATCCTTGCGTACGCGGCCAAGTACGCATCTGCCTTCTATGGCCCCTTCCGGGAGGCCGTCGACTCCACGCTCACGGGCGACCGGAAGACGTACCAGCAGGACCCCGCGAACCGGCGAGAGGGCCTGCGTGAGGCCGAGCTCGACCTCGCGGAGGCCGCCGACATGGTCATGGTCAAGCCGGCCGGCTACTACCTGGACGTCCTGGCCGACGTCGCCGAGATCTCCGACGTGCCGGTGGCCGCCTACCAGGTGTCGGGGGAGTACGCGATGATCGAGGCCGCGGCCGCCAACGGCTGGATCGACCGTCAGCGGGCGATCGACGAGTCCGTGACCGCGATCGTGCGGGCCGGCGCGGACATCGTGCTGACCTACTGGGCCAAGGAACTCGCAGGATGGTGGAAGTGAACCGCGACCAGGAACTCTTCGAGCGCGCCCGCCGCGTGATCCCGGGCGGCGTCGACTCGCCCGTCAGGGCCTTCGGGTCGGTCGGCGGTACCCCGCTGTTCATCTCCCGCGCCGAGGGTGCGTACGTCTTCGACGAGAACGGCGACCGCTACGTCGACCTTGTCTGCTCGTGGGGGCCGGCGCTGCTGGGTCACGCGCACCCCGAGGTCGTCGCGGCCGTCCGCGAGGCCGCCGTGAGGGGCCTGTCCTTCGGCGCCCCGACCTTGGCCGAGGTCGAGCTCGCCGAAGCCGTGCGCGCGAGGGTGCCCGCCGCCGAGCAGGTCCGTTTCGTGTCGACAGGCACCGAGGCCACCATGACCGCGGTCCGGCTGGCCCGCGGCGCCACGGGCCGCGACGCCATCGTCAAGTTCGCCGGCTGCTACCACGGACACTCCGACGCGCTGCTCGCCGCCGCCGGGTCCGGCGTCGCCACGCAGGGCCTGCCCGGCTCCGCCGGCGTCACGCAGGCAGCCGCCCGCGACACCATCGTCGTCGACTACAACGACCTGGACGCGCTGGAGCGGGTCTTCGCCGAGGCGGGCGACCGGATCGCGGCCGTCATCACCGAGGCCGCCCCCTGCAACATGGGCGTCGTCGCGCCCGCGCCGGGCTTCAACGCTGCCCTGCGTGACCTGACCAGCCGCCACGGCGCGCTCCTGATCGTCGACGAGGTCCTCACCGGCTTCCGCGTCCACGGGGGCGGCTGGCTCGGGCTCGAGGGCAACGCGTACGCGCCCGACCTCGTGACGTTCGGCAAGGTCGTCGGCGGCGGCATGCCGCTGGCCGCGCTCGGCGGCCGGGCCGACCTCATGCAGCTGCTCGCCCCCGTCGGGCCCGTCTACCAGGCCGGCACGCTGTCGGGGAACCCGCTGGCCACCGCCGCCGGCCTCGCGACGCTCCGGCTGGCCGACCGCGGCATCTACGGCCACGTCGACGACCGCTCGACCCAGCTGCAACTCGCCGTCGGCGAGGCGCTGACCGCCGCGGGGGTGCCGCACGTCGTGCAGAACGCCGGGAACCTGTTCTCCGTCTTCTTCCGCGACGGGGAGGTCTCCACCTACGACGACGCCAAGGCGCAGGACCAGGCGGCGTTCGCCCGGTTCTTCCACGCCATGCTCGACCAGAAGGTGGCCCTGCCGCCGTCGGCGTTCGAGGCCTGGTTCCTGTCCGCAGCCCACGATGACAAGGCCATGGACCAGATCGTCTCCGCACTTCCGGCAGCGGCACGCGCCGCGGCGGGTTCATGAGAAACTAGGCACACTTTCGTGTGCGATGTACTTCGGCCATAGGCGGCCTGAGGGAAGGAATCATTGTGAAGCTTCGGTTGGGTGTGCGCGGGTCGGCATTGGCGCTGGCACGTAGCGAGTTCGTGGCGGGCAGGCTGCGCGACGCCGGACATGAGGTGGAGGTGGTGCAGGTCACCACGGAGGCGGCCGATGCGAGCCACATGGCCGACGGCTACTCCGTGCTGTCCTTCGCCGGCGAGCTGCGCGACGCGTTGCGCGACGGCAAGTGCGACGTGGTCGTCCACTCCCACAAGGATCTTCCGCTGAGCAACTACCCCGAGGACCTGAC is a window encoding:
- a CDS encoding uroporphyrinogen-III synthase, translated to MLAGTRVFLPRPEGALAEGIRAAGAEVVAHPVQHHRTVPADVALDGADWVAFTSAATLDALDQLGVLVPEGPRIAAVGASTAEALAARGIDVDLVPEGPSTAASLVEAFPSGHGTVVIPGSALSSATLADGLAAKGWRVTAVPVYTVEPVRQLPQTLLEEWRLGHFDVVVVTAGSIGRAVGGLLGWPEGVRVVAFGEPTARALAEQGVRVHAVAQTQDAAGVIEAISSLGES
- the hemB gene encoding porphobilinogen synthase, with translation MITVRPRRLRTTPAMRRLVREVNPRPSQLVLPMFVGESGADISSMPGVRRHDLDGLRRAAVDAVEAGVGGLMLFGVPDEADKDDRGTQAWAADGILQRGLSALREAVGDDTVIMADTCLDEFTTHGHCGFLTPDGRVDNDPTLAAYVSMAIAQAAAGAHVVAPSGMMDGQVEAIRAGLDGEGFEDVAILAYAAKYASAFYGPFREAVDSTLTGDRKTYQQDPANRREGLREAELDLAEAADMVMVKPAGYYLDVLADVAEISDVPVAAYQVSGEYAMIEAAAANGWIDRQRAIDESVTAIVRAGADIVLTYWAKELAGWWK
- the hemL gene encoding glutamate-1-semialdehyde 2,1-aminomutase is translated as MNRDQELFERARRVIPGGVDSPVRAFGSVGGTPLFISRAEGAYVFDENGDRYVDLVCSWGPALLGHAHPEVVAAVREAAVRGLSFGAPTLAEVELAEAVRARVPAAEQVRFVSTGTEATMTAVRLARGATGRDAIVKFAGCYHGHSDALLAAAGSGVATQGLPGSAGVTQAAARDTIVVDYNDLDALERVFAEAGDRIAAVITEAAPCNMGVVAPAPGFNAALRDLTSRHGALLIVDEVLTGFRVHGGGWLGLEGNAYAPDLVTFGKVVGGGMPLAALGGRADLMQLLAPVGPVYQAGTLSGNPLATAAGLATLRLADRGIYGHVDDRSTQLQLAVGEALTAAGVPHVVQNAGNLFSVFFRDGEVSTYDDAKAQDQAAFARFFHAMLDQKVALPPSAFEAWFLSAAHDDKAMDQIVSALPAAARAAAGS